Proteins found in one Dermacentor silvarum isolate Dsil-2018 chromosome 8, BIME_Dsil_1.4, whole genome shotgun sequence genomic segment:
- the LOC125947455 gene encoding uncharacterized protein LOC125947455 has translation MEPVARQVLERKAGTTVTQVGLVVHPRQPWLCASPDGLFHTRKGITLLEIKCPFSRKDDFIIDPSLCQSFISYVVYEDGCLRLARKHPYYCQVQVAMYVTNTTECFFFVYSSKQDLIILVERDEAFLAESIPRLQWFYHKYYIKLLAQ, from the exons ATGGAACCAGTGGCTCGGCAGGTCTTAGAAAGAAAAGCCGGCACCACAGTGACGCAG GTTGGCCTCGTCGTTCATCCACGACAGCCTTGGCTCTGTGCAAGCCCAGATGGACTGTTCCACACGAGGAAGGGGATAACTTTACTAGAAATTAAGTGCCCTTTCTCCAGGAAAGACGATTTCATCATTGACCCCAGCCTGTGCCAGAGCTTCATTAGCTATGTTGTATATGAGGACGGCTGCCTTAGACTAGCTCGCAAGCACCCGTACTACTGTCAAGTGCAAGTGGCAATGTACGTAACGAACACCACagagtgtttcttttttgtgtacaGCAGCAAGCAGGACCTCATTATTTTAGTTGAAAGGGATGAAGCCTTTCTTGCCGAGAGCATTCCACGGCTTCAGTGGTTTTATCACAAGTATTACATAAAGCTGCTGGCACAGTAA